The proteins below are encoded in one region of Aggregicoccus sp. 17bor-14:
- a CDS encoding cytochrome-c peroxidase, with amino-acid sequence MRMPLAALLLLLLAGEGAWAQAPSPQPPDAASTRPGAAKPVSTPEAKASPGKASPGAEKGAPEKLPLGVSAVLWRLAVPQGAEPTPEKVALGQKLFLDKRLSVDDSVSCSTCHVPEQGFVDGKTTSVGVKNQKGMRNSPTVLNAMFQASQFWDGRAATLEDQAKLPILNPIEMGQPSPEAVVTKVRAIPEYAQAFQRIYGRDVTYDDLSNAIAAFERTQFSGNARFDRFIAGDEKALGARERHGWALFNGKARCSECHAANAQSPLFSDQKFHNIGIAAHKQDFVQLAREGVRVVRLGDEKQIDELAIQTRFTELGRFLVTKQENDIGAFKTQTLRNIALTAPYMHDGSLPTLWDVMDHYNKGGVQNPYLDGGMQRLGLTEPEIDDLVAFLFTLTDERFEKLGAQQLARQRARKGVRPERDTAQAMGKKGNLGDLAPNPDLAVKNPADLGAYGTP; translated from the coding sequence ATGCGGATGCCACTGGCTGCGCTGCTGCTGCTGCTGCTCGCAGGGGAGGGGGCGTGGGCCCAGGCGCCTTCGCCGCAGCCACCGGACGCCGCCAGCACCCGGCCCGGCGCTGCGAAGCCGGTCTCGACGCCTGAGGCGAAGGCCTCGCCCGGCAAGGCCTCGCCCGGCGCGGAGAAGGGCGCGCCCGAGAAGCTGCCCCTGGGCGTCTCCGCGGTGCTCTGGCGCCTCGCCGTGCCGCAGGGCGCCGAGCCCACCCCGGAGAAGGTGGCGCTGGGCCAGAAGCTGTTCCTGGACAAGCGGCTCTCGGTGGACGACTCGGTGAGCTGCAGCACCTGCCACGTGCCGGAACAGGGCTTCGTGGACGGCAAGACCACGTCCGTGGGGGTGAAGAACCAGAAGGGCATGCGCAACAGCCCCACCGTGCTCAACGCCATGTTCCAGGCGAGCCAGTTCTGGGACGGGCGCGCCGCGACGCTGGAGGATCAGGCGAAGCTGCCCATCCTCAACCCCATCGAGATGGGACAGCCCTCGCCCGAGGCCGTGGTGACGAAGGTGCGCGCCATCCCCGAGTACGCGCAGGCCTTCCAGCGCATCTACGGCCGCGACGTCACCTACGACGACCTGTCCAACGCCATCGCCGCCTTCGAGCGCACGCAGTTCAGCGGCAACGCCCGCTTCGACCGCTTCATCGCCGGGGACGAGAAGGCGCTCGGCGCGCGCGAGCGCCACGGCTGGGCGCTGTTCAACGGAAAGGCGCGCTGCAGCGAGTGCCACGCCGCCAACGCGCAGAGCCCGCTCTTCAGCGACCAGAAGTTCCACAACATCGGCATCGCCGCGCACAAGCAGGACTTCGTGCAGCTCGCGCGCGAGGGCGTGCGCGTGGTGCGCCTCGGGGACGAGAAGCAGATCGACGAGCTCGCCATCCAGACCCGCTTCACCGAGCTGGGCCGCTTCCTCGTCACGAAGCAGGAGAACGACATCGGGGCCTTCAAGACGCAGACGCTGCGCAACATCGCGCTGACCGCCCCGTACATGCACGACGGCAGCCTGCCCACGCTGTGGGACGTGATGGACCACTACAACAAGGGCGGCGTGCAGAACCCCTACCTCGACGGCGGGATGCAGCGCCTGGGGCTCACCGAGCCGGAGATCGACGACCTCGTCGCCTTCCTCTTCACCCTCACCGACGAGCGCTTCGAGAAGCTGGGCGCACAGCAGCTCGCCCGCCAGCGCGCGCGCAAGGGCGTGCGCCCCGAGCGCGACACCGCCCAGGCGATGGGCAAGAAGGGCAACCTCGGCGACCTCGCCCCCAACCCCGACCTCGCGGTGAAGAACCCCGCGGACCTGGGCGCGTACGGCACCCCGTAG
- a CDS encoding metallophosphoesterase: MSGKRFRSIESKHEQERAEFFDALSRLDRRAFLRVAGLSAGVAAGLGVFHPQSFQLVEVAHAEGSKPRFSFAYISDTHLYERKLNDRFVRSILRAVDDVNALDPQPDFVLFGGDLAQLGQPQELELGREILKSVKAPVRMMVGEHDWFLDMGEAWKSMFGPDTYAFDHKGVHFVVLNSIHEKDFWTERGLKPMERMKIVAGLDNGIQSRFEVGAQQREWLRQDLAKQDKKAPLIVFSHSPLYKYYRPWNFWTEDADEVQALLAPFEKVTVIHGHTHQLLTNRIGNIHFHGMLSTAWPWPYAPEGLPRLTVQMNRPDPFSQFDGCGNGRMDVLEAGLVDTLYNLWERNPVSVRASYVAAASAANAPPRTKLPSY, encoded by the coding sequence ATGTCAGGCAAGCGCTTTCGCAGCATCGAGTCGAAGCACGAGCAGGAGCGCGCGGAGTTCTTCGATGCGCTCTCGCGCCTGGACCGCCGCGCCTTCCTGCGCGTGGCGGGGCTCAGCGCGGGCGTCGCCGCGGGGCTCGGCGTCTTCCATCCCCAGTCCTTCCAGCTGGTGGAGGTCGCGCACGCGGAAGGCTCGAAGCCGCGCTTCAGCTTCGCGTACATCTCGGACACGCACCTGTACGAGCGCAAGCTCAACGACCGCTTCGTGCGCAGCATCCTGCGCGCGGTGGACGACGTGAACGCGCTGGACCCGCAGCCGGACTTCGTCCTCTTCGGCGGAGACCTCGCGCAGCTGGGCCAGCCCCAGGAGCTGGAGCTGGGCCGGGAGATCCTCAAGAGCGTGAAGGCCCCCGTGCGCATGATGGTGGGCGAGCACGACTGGTTCCTCGACATGGGCGAGGCGTGGAAGTCCATGTTCGGCCCGGACACCTACGCCTTCGACCACAAGGGCGTGCACTTCGTCGTGCTCAACTCCATCCACGAGAAGGACTTCTGGACCGAGCGCGGCCTGAAGCCCATGGAGCGGATGAAGATCGTGGCCGGCCTGGACAACGGCATCCAGAGCCGCTTCGAGGTGGGCGCCCAGCAGCGCGAGTGGCTGCGCCAGGACCTGGCGAAGCAGGACAAGAAGGCGCCGCTCATCGTCTTCAGCCACTCGCCCCTCTACAAGTACTACCGGCCCTGGAACTTCTGGACCGAGGACGCGGACGAGGTGCAGGCGCTGCTCGCCCCCTTCGAGAAGGTCACCGTCATCCACGGTCACACGCACCAGCTGCTGACCAACCGCATCGGCAACATCCACTTCCACGGCATGCTCAGCACCGCGTGGCCCTGGCCCTACGCGCCCGAGGGGCTGCCCCGGCTCACCGTGCAGATGAACCGCCCGGACCCCTTCAGCCAGTTCGACGGCTGCGGCAACGGGCGCATGGACGTGCTCGAGGCGGGGCTGGTGGACACGCTCTACAACCTCTGGGAGCGCAACCCGGTGAGCGTGCGCGCCAGCTACGTGGCCGCCGCCAGCGCCGCCAACGCGCCGCCCCGCACGAAGCTGCCCAGCTACTGA
- a CDS encoding DoxX family protein — MGILAPIGRFLFSVMFLVSGMNHFMNYPAMVGYARASGVPSPDTAVLVSGVVLVVGGLCVLLGAFARLGALLLAGFLLASAVLVHHFWKVADPAQAQDQMVHFFKNLSMAGGALLIAHFGPGPYSLGRRAERFASRIQIPLNRRG; from the coding sequence ATGGGCATCCTGGCGCCGATCGGCCGCTTCCTCTTCTCGGTGATGTTCCTCGTCAGCGGGATGAACCACTTCATGAACTACCCCGCGATGGTGGGCTACGCGCGCGCCTCGGGGGTGCCCTCGCCGGACACGGCGGTGCTGGTGTCCGGGGTGGTGCTGGTGGTGGGCGGGCTGTGCGTGCTGCTGGGCGCCTTCGCGCGGCTCGGCGCGCTGCTGCTCGCGGGCTTCCTGCTCGCCTCCGCGGTGCTGGTGCACCACTTCTGGAAGGTCGCGGACCCGGCGCAGGCGCAGGACCAGATGGTCCACTTCTTCAAGAACCTCTCCATGGCGGGCGGCGCGCTGCTCATCGCGCACTTCGGCCCGGGCCCCTACAGCCTCGGCCGGCGCGCCGAGCGCTTCGCCTCGCGCATCCAGATTCCGCTCAACCGCCGAGGCTAG
- a CDS encoding c-type cytochrome, translating to MSPRPLPLAFLLLALAAPALAADAPAPAVHPQPRSPDGTLTLGLCDGETAVKVEGVKEGEPLTREQALKASRELMSAWRQKNPQARWDPAPAKSAKPTALAQQSPQSPSTAGTRPRTPPQTAPPSSRPAAQPVQPQGPDAQSGGQEVREQAGARVQTGHTYGAFSARDEAIWAASTQDFVKEGHRVFHDADALGGTVAVSCDMCHPDAANTHPETYPKYQVQLGRVALLRDMINWCLQNPVRAKPMADDDPRMKAMEAYILAQRKGTKLEYGKH from the coding sequence ATGTCCCCGCGCCCCCTGCCGCTCGCTTTCCTCCTCCTCGCGCTCGCCGCGCCCGCCCTCGCCGCGGACGCGCCTGCCCCCGCCGTGCACCCGCAGCCGCGCAGCCCCGACGGCACCCTCACGCTGGGCCTGTGTGACGGCGAGACGGCGGTGAAGGTCGAGGGCGTGAAGGAGGGCGAGCCGCTCACCCGCGAGCAGGCGCTGAAGGCGAGCCGCGAGCTGATGAGCGCGTGGCGCCAGAAGAACCCGCAGGCGCGCTGGGACCCGGCGCCTGCCAAGTCTGCGAAGCCCACCGCGCTCGCGCAGCAGAGCCCCCAGAGCCCCAGTACCGCGGGCACGCGGCCGCGCACCCCGCCGCAGACGGCGCCCCCCAGCAGCAGGCCCGCGGCGCAGCCCGTGCAGCCGCAGGGGCCGGACGCGCAGAGCGGCGGCCAGGAGGTGCGCGAGCAGGCCGGCGCGCGCGTGCAGACGGGCCACACCTACGGCGCCTTCAGCGCGCGCGACGAGGCCATCTGGGCGGCGAGCACGCAGGACTTCGTGAAGGAGGGACACCGCGTGTTCCACGACGCGGACGCGCTGGGCGGCACGGTGGCGGTCTCCTGCGACATGTGCCACCCGGACGCGGCGAACACCCACCCGGAGACCTACCCGAAGTACCAGGTGCAGCTGGGGCGCGTGGCGCTGCTGCGCGACATGATCAACTGGTGCCTGCAGAACCCCGTGCGCGCCAAGCCGATGGCGGACGACGACCCGCGCATGAAGGCGATGGAGGCGTACATCCTCGCCCAGCGCAAGGGCACGAAGCTCGAGTACGGAAAGCACTGA